The following proteins are co-located in the Micromonospora coriariae genome:
- the aceE gene encoding pyruvate dehydrogenase (acetyl-transferring), homodimeric type, protein MATERKRPVISDGLPSQLPDIDPEETSEWVESLDGVIDERGAKRARYVMLRLLERARERQVGVPPLTTTDYINTITPEREPWFPGDEHVERRIRAYVRWNAAMLVHRAQRPEIGVGGHISTFASSASLYEVGFNHFFRGKNHPGGGDHIYYQGHASPGMYARAFLEGRLSEHQLDGFRQELSHPGGGLPSYPHPRLMPDFWEFPTVSMGLGGLNAIYQARFNRYLQHRGIKDTSQQHVWAFLGDGEMDEPETLGAIGVAAREELDNLTFVINCNLQRLDGPVRGNGKVMQELEAFFRGAGWNVIKVVWGREWDPLLAADTDGALVNLMNTTTDGDYQTYKAESGAYVREHFFGRDPRTRKMVEPLSDDEIWNLKRGGHDYRKLYAAYKAATEHTGQPTVILAKTIKGWTLGSHFEGRNATHQMKKLTLEDLKTFRDRLYLDIPDSALEENPYLPPYYHPGEKSEELAYLKERREQLGGYLPSRRTSTKRLAIPGPERFADVKRGSGKQKVATTMAFVRLLKDVMKDKEFGKRWVPIIPDEARTFGLDSIFPTAKIYSPHGQRYTSVDRELFLSYKESTTGQILHEGINEAGSVASFTAAGSSYATHDEPMIPMYIFYSMFGFQRTADGLWAAADQMARGFLLGATAGRTTLNGEGLQHEDGHSMLIAATNPAVVAYDPAFSFEIAHILENGLHRMYGDAQENVLYYLTVYNEPILQPAEPAGVDVEGLLKGIYRYSPAPQVDGPKANVLASGTGMQWALKAQQLLAQDWGVAADVWSVTSWTELRRDAVECEEFNLLNPGAEAKVPYVQQKLAEADGPKVAVSDWMRAVPDLIARWVPGDYTSLGTDGYGMSDTRHALRRHFHVDAESIVVATLRQLARSGAVAATVPAEAAKKYAIEDVNAAPVGETGGDS, encoded by the coding sequence GTGGCTACGGAACGCAAGCGCCCGGTGATCAGCGACGGCCTACCGAGCCAGCTTCCGGACATCGACCCTGAAGAGACCAGCGAATGGGTCGAGTCGCTTGATGGTGTCATCGACGAGCGAGGTGCCAAACGCGCCCGCTACGTCATGCTGCGCCTGCTGGAGCGGGCTCGCGAACGCCAGGTCGGGGTTCCGCCCCTGACCACCACCGACTACATCAACACCATCACGCCGGAACGCGAGCCGTGGTTCCCGGGTGACGAGCACGTCGAGCGGCGGATCCGGGCCTACGTCCGGTGGAACGCGGCGATGCTGGTGCACCGGGCGCAGCGCCCGGAGATCGGCGTCGGTGGGCACATCTCCACCTTCGCCAGCTCGGCGTCGCTCTACGAGGTGGGCTTCAACCACTTCTTCCGGGGCAAGAACCACCCGGGCGGCGGCGACCACATCTACTACCAGGGTCATGCCTCGCCCGGCATGTACGCGCGGGCGTTCCTGGAGGGACGACTCAGCGAGCACCAGCTCGACGGGTTCCGGCAGGAGCTGTCGCACCCGGGCGGCGGGCTGCCGTCGTACCCGCACCCGCGGCTGATGCCGGACTTCTGGGAGTTCCCGACCGTCTCGATGGGTCTCGGCGGGCTGAACGCGATCTACCAGGCCCGGTTCAACCGGTACCTGCAGCACCGCGGCATCAAGGACACCTCGCAGCAGCACGTCTGGGCGTTCCTGGGCGACGGTGAGATGGACGAGCCGGAGACGCTCGGCGCCATCGGCGTGGCCGCCCGCGAGGAGCTGGACAACCTCACCTTCGTGATCAACTGCAACCTTCAGCGGCTGGACGGCCCGGTCCGCGGCAACGGCAAGGTGATGCAGGAGCTGGAGGCGTTCTTCCGGGGCGCCGGATGGAATGTGATCAAGGTGGTCTGGGGCCGGGAGTGGGACCCGCTGCTCGCCGCGGACACCGACGGCGCGCTGGTCAACCTCATGAACACCACGACCGACGGCGACTACCAGACCTACAAGGCGGAGTCCGGCGCGTACGTGCGGGAGCACTTCTTCGGCCGGGACCCGCGCACCCGCAAGATGGTCGAGCCGCTGAGCGACGACGAGATCTGGAACCTCAAGCGGGGTGGGCACGACTACCGCAAGCTCTACGCGGCCTACAAGGCGGCCACCGAGCACACCGGGCAGCCCACCGTCATCCTGGCGAAGACGATCAAGGGCTGGACGCTCGGCTCGCACTTCGAGGGGCGCAACGCGACCCACCAGATGAAGAAGCTGACGCTGGAGGACCTGAAGACCTTCCGCGACCGCCTCTACCTCGACATTCCGGACTCGGCGCTGGAGGAGAACCCCTACCTGCCGCCGTACTACCACCCGGGCGAGAAGTCCGAGGAACTGGCGTACCTCAAGGAGCGGCGCGAGCAGCTCGGCGGCTACCTGCCGTCCCGGCGGACCAGCACCAAGCGGCTGGCCATCCCCGGCCCGGAGCGGTTCGCCGACGTCAAGCGCGGCTCGGGCAAGCAGAAGGTGGCCACCACCATGGCCTTCGTCCGCCTGCTCAAGGACGTCATGAAGGACAAGGAGTTCGGCAAGCGCTGGGTGCCGATCATCCCGGACGAGGCGCGCACCTTCGGCCTCGACTCGATCTTCCCGACCGCGAAGATCTACTCGCCGCACGGCCAGCGCTACACCTCGGTCGACCGGGAGCTGTTCCTGTCGTACAAGGAGTCGACGACCGGGCAGATCCTGCACGAGGGGATCAACGAGGCCGGCTCGGTCGCCTCGTTCACCGCGGCGGGCTCCTCGTACGCCACGCACGACGAGCCGATGATCCCGATGTACATCTTCTACTCGATGTTCGGGTTCCAGCGGACCGCCGACGGGCTGTGGGCGGCGGCGGACCAGATGGCGCGGGGCTTCCTGCTCGGCGCCACCGCGGGGCGGACCACGCTCAACGGTGAGGGCCTGCAGCACGAGGACGGCCACTCGATGCTGATCGCCGCCACAAACCCGGCGGTGGTCGCGTACGACCCGGCGTTCTCCTTCGAGATCGCGCACATCCTGGAGAACGGCCTGCACCGGATGTACGGGGACGCGCAGGAGAACGTCCTCTACTACCTGACGGTCTACAACGAGCCGATCCTGCAGCCGGCCGAGCCGGCCGGGGTGGACGTGGAGGGCCTGCTCAAGGGCATCTACCGCTACTCGCCGGCACCGCAGGTCGACGGCCCGAAGGCCAACGTGCTCGCCTCCGGCACCGGCATGCAGTGGGCGCTCAAGGCCCAGCAGCTGCTCGCCCAGGACTGGGGGGTGGCCGCCGACGTCTGGTCGGTGACCTCCTGGACCGAGCTGCGCCGCGACGCGGTGGAGTGCGAGGAGTTCAACCTGCTCAACCCGGGCGCCGAGGCGAAGGTGCCGTACGTCCAGCAGAAGCTGGCCGAGGCGGACGGGCCGAAGGTCGCGGTCAGCGACTGGATGCGGGCGGTGCCGGACCTGATCGCCCGCTGGGTGCCCGGTGACTACACGTCGCTCGGCACCGACGGCTACGGCATGTCGGACACCCGGCACGCGCTGCGTCGGCACTTCCACGTCGACGCTGAGTCGATCGTGGTCGCCACGCTGCGGCAGCTCGCCCGCAGCGGCGCGGTCGCGGCCACCGTGCCGGCCGAGGCCGCCAAGAAGTACGCGATCGAGGACGTGAACGCCGCGCCGGTCGGCGAGACCGGCGGCGACAGCTGA
- a CDS encoding YjbQ family protein, whose amino-acid sequence MRSDVITVQTGSRPAVRDITAEAQGFVSSEGDGLLHVFVPHATAGLAIIETGSGSDDDLLRALDDLLPTDDRWRHRHGSPGHGRDHVLPAFVPPYATLPVLGGRLALGTWQSLCLVDTNGDNPVRQVRFSFLPA is encoded by the coding sequence ATGCGCAGTGACGTGATCACCGTCCAGACCGGGTCCCGGCCGGCCGTCCGGGACATCACCGCCGAGGCCCAGGGGTTCGTCTCCAGCGAGGGCGACGGTCTGCTGCACGTCTTCGTGCCGCACGCCACCGCCGGCCTGGCGATCATCGAGACCGGCTCCGGCTCGGACGACGACCTGCTCAGGGCGCTGGACGACCTGCTCCCCACCGACGACCGCTGGCGCCACCGGCACGGCTCGCCCGGGCACGGTCGGGACCACGTGCTGCCGGCGTTCGTCCCCCCGTACGCCACGCTGCCGGTGCTCGGCGGCCGGCTCGCCCTCGGCACCTGGCAGTCGCTCTGCCTTGTCGACACCAACGGCGACAATCCCGTCCGCCAGGTCCGCTTCTCCTTCCTCCCAGCCTGA
- a CDS encoding MarR family winged helix-turn-helix transcriptional regulator: MAQRVVPGTGEPADRAGLAADVVRRMAHVTASLRHRQGVAFAELGLTPATARALHELDPDRPLPARDLAERLGCDRSNVTALVDRLEQAGLVERRTDPVDRRQKTLVVTARGREVRDRVTEVMSDSRLLAGLTDRELDTLRDLVWKVSDGGCPEPCGPE, from the coding sequence GTGGCGCAGCGGGTCGTTCCCGGAACGGGTGAGCCGGCGGACCGTGCCGGCCTGGCCGCCGACGTGGTGCGCCGGATGGCACACGTGACGGCCTCCCTGCGGCACCGGCAGGGAGTCGCGTTCGCCGAGCTGGGGCTCACCCCGGCGACGGCCCGGGCGCTGCACGAGCTGGACCCGGACCGGCCGCTGCCGGCCCGCGACCTCGCCGAGCGGCTCGGCTGCGACCGGTCGAACGTGACGGCGCTTGTCGACAGGCTGGAGCAGGCCGGTCTGGTCGAGCGTCGCACCGACCCGGTCGACCGGCGGCAGAAGACGCTGGTGGTGACAGCCCGGGGTAGGGAAGTGCGGGACCGGGTGACCGAGGTGATGTCCGACTCCCGACTCCTGGCCGGGCTGACCGACAGGGAGCTGGACACCCTGCGCGACCTGGTGTGGAAGGTGTCCGACGGTGGCTGCCCGGAGCCCTGCGGGCCGGAGTGA
- a CDS encoding thiamine pyrophosphate-dependent enzyme yields MLCDVTTPQDLDDRFRETLAALPAAERRRDPADPVTDDAPLTGAQLLDLFDAQVTSRQLDLAGRWLRSFGEGFYTIGSAGHEGNAAVAAALRPTDPALLHYRSGAFYCVRAAQTTAEPTPDADAVPQAETTEPEEAGSPPPAGGFAAYAGAARDVLRGMVASSQEPIAGGRHKVFGRADLAIVPTTSTIASHLPRAVGMGLAVERLRRLDSAGRRTGAGVRVGSGAGAEHAPWPPDAIVVCSFGDASVNHASASAAFNTAGWYDHAGLRIPVLFVCEDNGLGISVRSPEGWVEATLRARPGIRYLAADGADPVGAYAVAAEAAAWVRRHRRPAVLHLRTVRLMGHAGADAESAYRSPSELAADLDRDPVVATARLLVDAGVATGEELLARYDETGWQVRRLAEEVLGEPKLTSAADVVSALAPRRPVRVARAVADAAARASGPGAGARAEAFGGKPPELAGPLTLAQSINAALADGLLDHPQMAVFGEDVAAKGGVYGVTKGLRDRFGAARVFDTLLDETSVLGLGLGAGLAGMLPVPEIQYLAYLHNAEDQLRGEAATMQFFSQGAFRNPMVVRVAGLAYQEGFGGHFHNDNSVAVLRDVPGLVVAVPARPDDAAPMLRTCLASAAVDGSVCVFLEPIALYHTRDLYAEGDGEWLAGYPEPGAWVTGHVPIGRARVYRVGSADDLTIITFGNGVRMSLRAAAVLAEEGVGTRVVDLRWLAPLPVADIIREASATGRVLVVDETRRSGGVGEGVIAALVDAGYVGAARRVAGVDSFVPLGPAARQVLVSEEAITDGARTLLAR; encoded by the coding sequence ATGCTGTGCGACGTGACCACCCCGCAAGATCTCGACGACCGGTTCCGGGAGACGCTGGCGGCGCTGCCCGCCGCCGAGCGGCGGCGTGACCCCGCCGACCCGGTCACCGACGACGCCCCGCTGACCGGCGCGCAACTGCTGGATCTGTTCGACGCGCAGGTGACCAGCCGGCAGCTCGACCTGGCCGGCCGCTGGCTGCGCAGCTTCGGGGAGGGCTTTTACACCATCGGCTCGGCCGGGCACGAGGGCAATGCGGCGGTCGCCGCCGCGCTGCGCCCCACCGACCCGGCGTTGCTGCACTACCGCTCCGGCGCCTTCTACTGCGTGCGCGCCGCGCAGACCACCGCCGAACCGACGCCCGACGCCGACGCGGTTCCACAAGCGGAGACGACCGAGCCCGAAGAGGCCGGCTCCCCGCCGCCCGCCGGCGGGTTCGCGGCGTACGCGGGCGCGGCCCGGGACGTGCTGCGTGGGATGGTCGCCTCCAGCCAGGAGCCGATCGCCGGCGGCCGGCACAAGGTGTTCGGCCGGGCCGACCTGGCCATCGTGCCGACCACCTCCACCATCGCCTCGCACCTGCCCCGGGCGGTCGGCATGGGACTGGCCGTGGAGCGGCTGCGGCGGCTGGACAGCGCCGGACGGCGCACCGGCGCCGGAGTGCGGGTCGGCAGCGGGGCCGGCGCCGAGCACGCCCCGTGGCCACCGGACGCCATCGTGGTCTGCTCGTTCGGCGATGCCTCGGTCAACCACGCCAGCGCCAGCGCCGCCTTCAACACCGCCGGCTGGTACGACCACGCAGGGCTGCGCATCCCGGTGCTCTTCGTCTGCGAGGACAACGGGCTGGGCATCAGCGTCCGCTCGCCGGAGGGCTGGGTGGAGGCGACGCTGCGGGCCAGGCCGGGCATCCGCTACCTGGCCGCCGACGGGGCGGACCCGGTGGGGGCGTACGCGGTGGCGGCGGAGGCCGCGGCCTGGGTACGCCGGCACCGGCGGCCGGCCGTGCTGCACCTGCGCACCGTCCGGCTGATGGGGCACGCCGGGGCGGACGCCGAGTCGGCGTACCGCAGCCCGTCGGAACTCGCAGCGGACCTGGACCGGGATCCGGTGGTCGCCACCGCCCGGCTGCTCGTCGACGCCGGCGTGGCGACGGGCGAGGAGTTGCTGGCCCGGTACGACGAGACGGGCTGGCAGGTACGCCGGCTCGCCGAGGAGGTGCTGGGCGAGCCGAAGCTGACCTCGGCGGCCGACGTGGTGTCCGCGCTGGCCCCCCGCCGGCCGGTACGGGTCGCGCGGGCGGTGGCCGACGCGGCGGCCCGCGCCAGCGGCCCGGGCGCGGGCGCCCGGGCGGAGGCGTTCGGGGGCAAGCCGCCGGAACTGGCCGGCCCGCTGACCCTCGCGCAGAGCATCAACGCGGCGCTCGCCGACGGGCTGCTCGACCACCCGCAGATGGCGGTCTTCGGCGAGGACGTGGCAGCCAAGGGCGGCGTGTACGGGGTGACCAAGGGGCTGCGCGACCGGTTCGGGGCGGCCCGGGTCTTCGACACCCTGCTCGACGAGACCTCGGTGCTCGGATTGGGCCTGGGTGCCGGGCTGGCCGGGATGCTCCCCGTGCCGGAGATCCAGTACCTGGCGTACCTGCACAACGCCGAGGACCAGCTGCGCGGCGAGGCGGCCACCATGCAGTTCTTCTCCCAGGGCGCCTTCCGCAACCCGATGGTGGTGCGGGTGGCCGGGCTGGCGTACCAGGAGGGGTTCGGCGGGCACTTCCACAACGACAACTCGGTGGCCGTACTGCGGGATGTGCCCGGTCTGGTGGTCGCGGTGCCGGCGCGGCCGGACGACGCCGCGCCCATGCTGCGGACCTGCCTGGCCAGCGCGGCGGTCGACGGCAGCGTCTGCGTGTTCCTGGAGCCGATCGCGCTCTACCACACCCGCGACCTGTACGCCGAGGGCGACGGGGAGTGGCTGGCCGGGTATCCGGAGCCGGGCGCCTGGGTGACGGGGCACGTGCCGATCGGCCGGGCCCGGGTCTACCGGGTCGGCTCGGCCGACGACCTGACCATCATCACCTTCGGAAATGGCGTGCGAATGTCGCTGCGGGCCGCGGCCGTCCTCGCCGAGGAGGGGGTGGGCACCCGGGTGGTGGACCTGCGCTGGCTGGCCCCGCTGCCGGTGGCGGACATCATCCGGGAGGCGTCGGCGACCGGCCGGGTGCTGGTGGTGGACGAGACACGCCGATCCGGCGGGGTGGGCGAAGGAGTGATCGCCGCGCTGGTCGACGCCGGATATGTCGGTGCGGCGCGCCGAGTAGCCGGAGTTGACTCGTTTGTACCATTAGGTCCAGCGGCACGCCAGGTTCTGGTCTCCGAGGAAGCCATTACCGACGGTGCCCGTACGCTGCTGGCACGGTAA
- a CDS encoding DUF3052 domain-containing protein — protein MSATAGQAADGVRSLADRFGIEPGMVVMEMGYDDDVDQDLRDALTDRCGDLVDEDTDEVVDAVLVWYRDGDGDLFELLVDALGPLADNGVVWLLTPKAGRDGHVEPSEVAESAPTAGLQQTSTVNAGRDWSGARLVLRRGAKAKK, from the coding sequence GTGAGCGCGACCGCAGGTCAGGCCGCCGACGGGGTACGCAGCCTGGCGGACCGGTTCGGAATCGAACCGGGGATGGTCGTCATGGAGATGGGGTACGACGACGACGTCGACCAGGATCTCCGGGACGCCCTGACCGACCGCTGTGGAGATCTGGTCGACGAGGACACCGACGAGGTGGTCGACGCGGTGCTGGTCTGGTACCGCGACGGCGACGGTGACCTCTTCGAGCTGCTCGTCGACGCCCTCGGCCCGCTGGCCGACAACGGGGTCGTGTGGCTGCTCACGCCGAAGGCCGGGCGTGACGGGCACGTCGAGCCGAGCGAGGTCGCGGAGTCCGCGCCCACCGCCGGCCTTCAGCAGACCTCCACCGTCAACGCCGGCCGGGACTGGAGCGGCGCCCGCCTGGTGCTGCGCCGAGGAGCCAAGGCCAAGAAGTAG
- a CDS encoding peroxiredoxin — MPVEVGAEAPDFVLKDQNNQEVRLSNFRGRRTVLLVFYPLAFTGTCQGELAEVRDNLDEYVNDDVQVLTVSVDSVYSHKVWADREGYQFPMLADFWPHGAVAQAYGVFNDAAGFANRGTFVIDKTGVVRFAELNGPGEARDQQGWRKAIAEAA; from the coding sequence ATGCCCGTCGAGGTTGGTGCCGAGGCGCCGGACTTCGTGCTGAAGGACCAGAACAACCAGGAGGTCCGGCTCTCGAACTTCCGTGGCCGGCGCACCGTGCTGCTGGTCTTCTACCCGCTGGCCTTCACCGGCACCTGCCAGGGCGAGCTGGCCGAGGTGCGGGACAACCTCGACGAGTACGTCAACGACGACGTCCAGGTGCTGACGGTCAGCGTCGACTCGGTCTACAGCCACAAGGTCTGGGCCGACCGGGAGGGCTACCAGTTCCCGATGCTGGCCGACTTCTGGCCGCACGGCGCCGTCGCCCAGGCGTACGGGGTCTTCAACGACGCGGCCGGCTTCGCCAACCGGGGCACGTTCGTCATCGACAAGACCGGCGTGGTGCGCTTCGCCGAGCTGAACGGTCCGGGCGAGGCCCGCGACCAGCAGGGCTGGCGCAAGGCCATCGCCGAAGCCGCCTGA
- a CDS encoding phosphotransferase family protein — MIKEQPPPAALSWAAEVAGPGASIRTVRRLTGGTHAATHLLATTGDTAEIVLRRYPPGDMAAAKEANVLAALDGLDGWAPRLLDADPDGRRFGEPAVLISRLPGRADITPTSPHAAAAQLGRTLARLHASSLARLAGLRDGMAAATASSARAERSAPAAAILANHRHRLAEQHPVLTHYDFWSGNVLWHNGTLTGIIDWSGASLAPRGFDVSWCRLDLVLLHGPDAATAFLYAYQEAAGEAVPELALWDLFALTNSHHSVETWLPNYHDLGRTDLTAAALRKRHTAWTHQRLAAYRGR; from the coding sequence ATGATCAAGGAGCAACCGCCGCCGGCCGCCCTCTCCTGGGCAGCCGAGGTCGCTGGCCCGGGTGCCTCGATACGGACAGTACGGCGACTCACTGGCGGGACCCATGCCGCCACCCACCTGCTCGCGACCACCGGGGACACCGCAGAGATCGTGCTTCGCCGCTACCCGCCCGGCGACATGGCCGCCGCAAAGGAGGCCAACGTGCTCGCAGCACTCGACGGCCTGGACGGCTGGGCGCCTCGGCTGCTGGACGCCGACCCCGACGGACGCCGCTTCGGCGAACCCGCCGTCCTGATAAGCCGGCTCCCGGGCCGCGCCGACATCACGCCCACCTCTCCGCACGCCGCAGCCGCCCAGCTGGGGCGGACCCTCGCCCGCCTCCACGCCTCGTCGCTTGCTCGGCTCGCCGGGCTACGCGACGGCATGGCGGCCGCGACGGCATCGTCCGCCCGAGCCGAACGCTCGGCTCCAGCGGCGGCGATTCTTGCCAACCACCGTCACCGCCTCGCTGAACAACACCCAGTTCTAACGCACTACGACTTCTGGTCAGGCAACGTGCTGTGGCACAACGGCACCCTCACCGGCATCATCGACTGGTCCGGGGCATCGCTAGCGCCACGCGGCTTTGACGTGAGCTGGTGCCGGCTCGATCTCGTCCTGCTACACGGCCCCGACGCGGCCACGGCATTCTTGTACGCGTACCAGGAGGCGGCCGGTGAAGCCGTCCCCGAGCTGGCGCTGTGGGACCTGTTCGCCCTCACGAACTCGCACCACTCCGTCGAAACCTGGCTGCCCAACTACCACGACCTCGGCCGCACCGACCTGACCGCCGCCGCTCTGCGCAAGCGCCACACGGCTTGGACCCACCAGCGTCTCGCCGCCTACCGGGGCCGCTGA
- a CDS encoding class I SAM-dependent methyltransferase — MPNTSRASRTAVLVCQGRAAADGLIAPGRFADPTALPLLRTDEREAVRWVREGLAPRPWRQRVDYETVRANAELIVPRTVAIDDAVRAHPGPQLVILGAGLDGRAWRMPELAGVTVFEVDQPATQRDKRERAEGLPGTPPRFVPVDFGRDRLAEALADSGHRSDQATTWVWEGVVPYLTTAQVTATVTALASCSAPNSRLIVNFQLPGRSAALGRLIARLLAASTGRSSVWANEPWRSTWTPAAMAALLARHGFTVTRDHDLLDTARALHTPSQHARSLAHSRVLVADRT; from the coding sequence ATGCCGAACACCTCGCGTGCGAGCCGTACGGCGGTCCTGGTCTGTCAGGGTCGCGCGGCTGCGGACGGCCTGATCGCTCCCGGCCGCTTCGCCGATCCGACGGCCCTGCCCCTGCTGCGTACCGACGAGCGGGAGGCCGTCCGGTGGGTACGCGAGGGCCTCGCTCCCCGGCCGTGGCGGCAGCGGGTCGACTACGAGACGGTGCGCGCCAACGCCGAGCTGATCGTGCCCCGTACGGTCGCCATCGACGATGCCGTACGCGCCCACCCGGGTCCACAGCTGGTGATCCTCGGCGCGGGGCTGGACGGTCGTGCCTGGCGGATGCCGGAACTCGCCGGGGTGACGGTCTTCGAGGTCGACCAGCCGGCCACCCAGCGCGACAAGCGCGAGCGCGCCGAGGGCCTGCCCGGCACCCCGCCGAGGTTCGTCCCGGTGGACTTCGGCCGCGACCGACTGGCCGAGGCGTTGGCCGATTCCGGGCACCGTTCCGACCAGGCGACGACCTGGGTCTGGGAGGGGGTCGTGCCATACCTGACCACGGCGCAGGTGACCGCCACGGTGACGGCGCTCGCCAGTTGCTCGGCGCCGAACAGCCGCCTGATCGTCAACTTCCAGCTGCCCGGAAGGTCCGCGGCCCTGGGCCGCCTCATCGCACGGCTGCTGGCGGCGTCCACCGGCCGGTCGAGCGTGTGGGCGAACGAGCCGTGGCGCTCGACCTGGACGCCCGCCGCCATGGCCGCCCTGCTGGCCCGACACGGCTTCACCGTCACCCGGGACCACGACCTGCTCGACACGGCGCGGGCCCTGCACACGCCCAGCCAGCACGCCAGGTCGCTGGCGCACAGCCGGGTGCTGGTCGCCGATCGCACCTGA
- a CDS encoding SigE family RNA polymerase sigma factor: MTETFHEFVVHRSPALSRTAYLLTGDHQLAEDLVQTALARTYRHWRRIRDGDPEAYVRRVMYHQQVSWWRRRRLTERLEAEPTERAGADHSDTTALRLTLTAALRHLTPRQRAVIVLRYYEDRTEAQVAETLGCSIGTVKRHAHDAIRRLRAVAPDLVDSAAERSIR, translated from the coding sequence ATGACCGAGACGTTCCACGAGTTCGTGGTGCACCGTTCGCCGGCCCTGTCCCGGACCGCCTACCTCCTCACCGGCGACCACCAGCTCGCCGAGGACCTGGTGCAGACGGCCCTGGCCCGCACCTACCGGCACTGGCGGCGGATCCGCGACGGTGACCCCGAGGCGTACGTGCGGCGCGTCATGTACCACCAGCAGGTCTCCTGGTGGCGACGCCGCCGCCTCACCGAGCGACTCGAAGCCGAACCGACCGAACGGGCCGGTGCCGACCACAGCGACACCACAGCGCTGCGACTGACCCTCACCGCCGCGCTGCGCCACCTCACCCCCCGCCAACGCGCCGTCATCGTGCTGCGCTACTACGAGGACCGCACCGAAGCTCAGGTCGCCGAGACGCTCGGCTGCTCCATCGGCACCGTCAAACGCCATGCCCACGACGCGATACGCCGGCTCCGGGCCGTCGCTCCCGACCTGGTCGACAGCGCCGCGGAGAGGAGCATCCGATGA
- a CDS encoding 3-oxoacyl-ACP reductase family protein gives MTTTTCDRRVALVTGGSRGIGAGIALRLAQDGADVALTYRHNAEQAATVVKQIEALGRRALAIQADGADPTAVRDAVDRTAAELGRLDILVNNAAVFLVGAMDDLGTAELEQTIAVNVRAPYVAAQAALRHLGDGGRIISIGSNVGERAVFPGLALYSMSKTALVGLTRGLARELGARGITVNLVNPGPTDTDANPADGPNSAAIAGFTAVGRYARPADIAATVAHLASPEASYVTGAVVNVDGGFTS, from the coding sequence ATGACGACGACGACATGTGACCGCAGGGTTGCCCTGGTGACCGGTGGTTCGCGGGGCATCGGAGCGGGGATCGCGCTGCGCCTGGCACAGGACGGTGCCGACGTGGCGCTGACCTACCGGCACAACGCGGAGCAGGCCGCGACCGTGGTGAAACAGATCGAGGCGCTGGGCCGGCGGGCACTGGCCATCCAGGCCGACGGCGCCGACCCGACCGCCGTACGGGACGCGGTCGACCGGACGGCCGCCGAGCTGGGCCGGCTGGACATCCTGGTGAACAACGCCGCGGTGTTCCTGGTCGGCGCGATGGACGACCTCGGCACGGCGGAGCTGGAGCAGACGATCGCGGTGAACGTCCGGGCGCCGTACGTCGCCGCGCAGGCGGCGCTGCGGCACCTCGGCGACGGTGGGCGGATCATCAGCATCGGCAGCAACGTCGGTGAACGGGCCGTCTTCCCCGGGCTGGCCCTCTACTCGATGAGCAAGACCGCCCTGGTCGGACTGACTCGGGGCCTGGCCCGCGAGCTGGGCGCCCGGGGCATCACCGTCAACCTGGTCAACCCCGGGCCGACGGACACCGACGCCAACCCGGCGGACGGACCGAACTCGGCGGCGATCGCCGGCTTCACCGCCGTCGGCCGCTACGCTCGCCCCGCCGACATCGCGGCCACCGTCGCGCACCTGGCCAGCCCGGAGGCCAGCTACGTGACAGGTGCCGTGGTCAACGTGGACGGCGGCTTCACCAGCTGA
- a CDS encoding HAD-IA family hydrolase, with translation MDLSGIDAVLFDMDGTLVDSDAAVERAWRTWAAEYGVAPAAALAIAHGRPADQTIRRLLPPLDDVAVAAAAARQLELQYDDLSDVTATPGAHVLLMALARLGLPWAVVTSADARLAEARLGAAGIVAPVLVTVEDVRVGKPDPQGYLRAAELLDVSAARCLVVEDAEVGLRAGRAAGAMTAALKGLDGDLRLDDLAQLAHRLESAPATP, from the coding sequence GTGGATCTGTCCGGCATCGACGCGGTGCTGTTCGACATGGATGGCACCCTGGTCGACTCCGACGCCGCCGTCGAGCGGGCCTGGCGTACCTGGGCCGCCGAATACGGCGTCGCCCCGGCGGCGGCGCTGGCGATCGCGCACGGCAGACCCGCCGATCAGACCATTCGCCGGCTTCTGCCGCCGCTCGACGACGTCGCGGTCGCAGCGGCGGCAGCGCGTCAGTTGGAGTTGCAGTACGACGATCTGTCCGACGTGACGGCGACCCCCGGTGCCCACGTACTGCTGATGGCACTTGCCCGGTTGGGTTTGCCCTGGGCGGTGGTGACCAGCGCGGACGCCCGGCTGGCCGAGGCGCGACTCGGCGCGGCCGGCATCGTTGCGCCCGTGCTGGTCACGGTGGAGGACGTCCGCGTGGGCAAGCCGGATCCGCAGGGCTATCTGCGGGCCGCCGAGCTGCTCGACGTGTCGGCAGCGCGGTGCCTGGTCGTCGAGGATGCCGAGGTGGGTCTGCGGGCGGGGCGCGCGGCCGGCGCGATGACCGCAGCGTTGAAGGGCCTCGACGGCGATCTGCGCCTCGACGACCTGGCGCAACTGGCACACCGGCTGGAGTCGGCACCGGCGACACCCTGA